DNA from Diabrotica virgifera virgifera chromosome 10, PGI_DIABVI_V3a:
aattgtttcactttcaactgcttcatcgagaaatgtttttttctttgttttttgaaggccaattctatacaatatgtcaaaaaatatttttgtcttctggttcaatttcgcttaatttatttcttacgtctccaacaaagctcaaatgtcattaattctactccaattgacacgtccaagtccacagtttctaacgttttgcttgttgcattcactcGTTTTAAAATCCTTGCCAAAATCGGTGTCAATAGAGTATCCAAATTAACCTGTCTCAAAGGTATCAATTTTATTATGCAGTGCCTTGGCTTCACTTCTAACTGCTGattttttgtctctattattgcttaactggaaaaatgtttgatggatccgtagtttttaagtaaaggatttacagcgtcaaaagtttctacattttttgtttacatcgcttccaggaattcattgcaagtttggtcagacagatagctaactgaaccttttTCTTTATTCGCATTCCGCTGTAAATGCTGAGCTAAGAAGTTGTCAAAACAAGATATACAAGACAACTTAAGTAATTTCCCTTATGACGACTCGTTAAATCCTCACGGGATCAACTAAAAtctagtccttgagaagcaagtaatttaatggtgacaacaactcttcttaggtCTTAGAACCTTTACtcaatagtcagcttcgcgttctacttgctctttcaagccagcgtctataactccaatttaactgatgatccatctaactccaactgatgatcttgttattaatgtaaccatagagttcagatgaaatttactttcttcgagatttgagtaaactattcaaatatttctagagggcaaatatatccaaaatcagttaaactatttttttttcaattgaaaaaatttgcgcgggtaacaataaacagctttaacacttcTCTTCGCCTACATTGGGTTTTACTCTATAAGagttgctttcatttaatcttgtataataagctttgtctccagcttcatacattattttacaattttctaaggaatcgctctttggtttaaaagttgtcacagttcttatttatcagttttaaaatcagaccatatcgaaatcgcaggtatttcgtagtctttttctctatttaaaaaaaatatggtcctcgattatttcttcttcttcttctacggcactacagcccaaattgagccttggcctcctttattttttgcctccacccttgcctgtctgtggctgctcttctccatacacggactcctaaaagggcttgtgcgtcgctgtttactgtgtcttcccagcgctttcgtggcttcccaaccggtctctttccttgcattctagcattcagtgctcgttttggtagcctatcctctcccattcttatcacatgtccggcccattgcaatctttgtaatctaatgaagtctgacaggggcgtttccttataaagttgataaagctcgttgttgtatcgacttctgaagattccgttttccctcacaggtcctagtattctcctaagtactttcctttcgaatgtgtcgagtttgtttttggatgtttctttcagcacccagacttcactgccatagcatgttattggtcgaattaaggttttatagattctcatctttgtatttcggtggacactttttgaccgaaatatatgggagagggcaaaataagctctgtttgcctgcgttattctcttccttatttctccatcttctgatccgtcggcatatatttctactcccagatatgtaaacttttcaaccgtttcaatgtcatcttcatgtataatgttttctgggactatatttcttctcgtctgagtcattatttttgttttttctgtgttaatttccagacctagcatttttgtttgtgtttttaactctgcatatgtttcctgtgctcctgttgatgttctactcataacattaatatcatcagcataagcggccagttgaaccgttcggttggtcagtagatttcctcgcccagtttgcatttgcctaaccgcatactccagtgtcaggttaaacaatgttggggccagcccatctccctgttttagtccctgcgaaatgttaaaaaagtctgtccggtggttttgtattcgtacacatgcctgagtttcgtccattgtggctttaatgagtcttattaacttgtgtggtattgccaattcagccaatatatagtatagtttgttccttttgactgagtcgtatgcctgtttgaagtctacaaacacgttgtgaacatcaatatcgtgttcccatgctttgctcaagatctgttttactgtgaatatttgatccagtgtcgatcttccccgtcggaagcccgtctgatactctccaataatattttctgctagtggttgaagccgctggtttataatatacgtgaggactttatatgctgtacatagtagagagattccacggtagtttttgcactggagtttgtctccttttttatagatcgggcatactatacttttcttccagtcgtcgggtattttctcttcttgccatacgtctctgatgagcgcgtggatgggacttgctaggtggtcgccacctaccttatatagttctgctggtatttctcgattatttagcggactttaatttgttattaataaaaggaaGCGTCCCTACGGGCCCTTCCGGgacccgggcccctgggcgcccgccccaagcgcccaatgGATAAAACGGCACTGCGCGTGACGATCATGATACGCATTCGTCAAACGACGGACCTCGCACTCGCACTGACGGTCCAGACCGTTTTTAAGCCGTTTGTAAGCAGTACCGGATTTAGGGGACTTGCGGCCCTAGGCTAAATTAATCCGAGCGGCCCCGGATAACTCtacgattatgtaattaaaacATAAAGTACATTTCATATCAATAcataacatttattttaattttactttttaaaattggtaCAACATGCAAAGCATAACATAAATAATGAATGGAAATGCCACTAATGTTCTATTtgagtatatatttataaaacaccgGTTTATAGTGTCCTGCGCCTTCCTGTTCCTATTTTCCAGCCCCGTCGATCTGTCCAATTTCCTGGTCATAGATCTCTTTCAGACAACGCTTTCTGGATTCCATTTATCCAGGTAGTTTTCGGTCTGGCGCTTTTCCATCTTTTTgggggttgccattccattatcAGTTTTGGGAGTCaatgttcctccattctttgtacacggccataccaacaaagttgtttttgttggacttacagccggtttccgaaacgttattcaaatctccgatcatctaatcggctgtcagatttgatcaactgttaacctgtgatgggtttctcaaacgccaaatattgtaaaattgcatgatcatagatcatgtaatcgatgatctgacataccatttggtagcgatactgtcacaattggctgttatccttcaaaatttcaattatattaacctctaaatccaaacttgtatctttagattctaaaggtgcattctctcttacgtactgtcacttttgtttggagcaaaaattgaacgagagcattttaaaaatgaggctagGTAATGTGACGAGAGTTGgagatataaaacagtttatttatgatctataatattttataatcgtatttttatttttggtctatatatttactttttatatttatttttaatttatttaccggctgttttattgtcttcaaagttagctgctataatttctcacacgttttccctcttatttacatcgctataatcattatgttctgctttttagagctctggcctctcaaaaaatagctctatggccgatgccgcagtgcaggaagtttgctaggatggtggatggtagatatccgcctggcgaccatccagttacttataccacgaataataatacaacgacggtagccgcagtggcctcccactaccatctacccacccggtggtccgccaggcgtctatccaccccagggttgccaatttagtagattttctactagatctagtagaatttcttgcgatttagtgggaaaattttaaatctagtagattttagaatctggtagaaaatttagtagattttagtatTGTGAGCGACAAGGTCTATGCGAAATGTTAAAACCCAACCTGTGATAATCCGGTATTGATACCTATTGTAACACAAACCCCCAGAGAGACATTACAGAGTTGTACTAACCTGTATCCaacattcaaataaaattaccgaagaaatgttaaattttaaataattagtttGTTTAAATGATTTTACAAATTGATCTTAACAATGGTTTTTAGCAGTAAACAATCTCGCAATAtagtattaaaaaaatacttgagttcatccttttttttaatttaggacTGGCAAAATAacagctatttgtataacaaggaagcaaagtgctacttttcctcccgagaatgaagtttacttcaTTCAagaatcattcaagggaggaaaagtacaactttgctccctacaatcaggtcaggaaattaatactttcggtagaggtatctaggtggaaaaatatttttcagttacGAAAATAAGTAGACATTTTGTTTTGTGGGTTCGTCAATGAACACTATTTATCGATATACACAAAATAAAGTAAAACTTATTCCAAATCATcgtcattaaatatttttgtaaaattttatcaaaaatatgaTGTCTTTGTTTATAACATTTAAAAACAATTAAGAGAAATTCCTGCGGTTGACCTGAATACAAATTtacaaacaattttatatttcCGGTAATTGCTAAGTACTTAGTAAGTGCATTTTCGTAGAATCATTAAATGGGGCGGGATCATTgtcacaatatttaaataacgGAATTAGTCATTCTTAAGCAGTATATTTTGTGGTTCTTTCAGCCAGAGTTTGTCGAAAAAAGTGTTGTGATATATTTAATACTTAATAGGTATATTTTCGTAGAATAAATAAATGCGGCGGGATCATTGTcacaattaaatatttaaataacggAATTAGTCATTCTTAAGCAGTATATTTTGTGATTCTTTGAGCCAGAGTTTGTTGAAAAAAGCGCGTTGTGATATACAATTTAGTATTTATCAAAGAACAATATGTGGCGGCCATGGGAAAGTGATATGCATTTACCTGACGAAAATGAACCTACGGATAATTTAGAAGATGAAGATGAAAGTGCGGGGTCAAGTACTCAGCAAAGGAAGAATTTGTGTGTAGCTGAGCAAAATATGGTGTTAGATGTATTTGACGGACTTTCTAAAAAAATGAACAGATATGAAGCTGTTAAGCAAACAGCGATATTAACCAAAATTTCTTGTGCAACAGTGTACAGTTTAATAAAGACAGGTTCGAAAAGTAGAAAAACAAGAAAGGATTTGGGAAGCTCTAAAAAAATTCAACCTCACCTCTTGGAACCAATTAGTGAGacaatatataatatgtatgcaGCTAAAATTATGCCTAACCTAAACAATATCATggcaaaattaaaagaaaaacatatGGTTCATGATTGTTCCACAAAGACTCTGGGACGATTTTTGACcaaaaatggttttaaatataAAACTGTCAATAAGAGACAAACCATAATGGAAAGTAGCCGCCTAATAAAATGGAGGAAtgaatatatcgaaaaaattttacaataCCGCAGTGAGTGTCGAGAAATTTATTATCTGGACGAGACTTGGTTTGATTCCCACGAAACGATAGATAAAGCCTGGACAAACGGTTTAAGCAAATGCCAAATAGATGTACCCCATTCTAAAGGCAAGCGAATTTGCATATTACATTGCGGAGGACAACATGGATGGGTGAACGATGCGTTATTGTTGAGTTCCAAAAGTATTAAAGACAGTTCTCTAGACTACCACCAAGACATCGAAGGGACGCTTTTTGAATCGTGGTTTGAGAATACATTACTCCCAAATTTAAAAGCAAATAGCGTGATTGTTATGGACAATGCATCATATCACTCCAGATGCattaaaaaaattccaaccaaacAGAGTAGAAAGGATTAAATTCAAGAATTTTTAATAGCCGAAGACCTATATTTTGAGGATCATTACACCAAAGATCAACTAATTCAGGTTCTTCATACAAAAGTCGTAACTAAAGAACATATTGTAGATAAATTAGCCACTAACAATGGACATACGGTTTTAAGATTACCTCCATATTACTGTGTGTTGAATCCCATAGAATTGCTATGGGCTCAGTTAAAAAACCATATCCGGAGGAACAACACATCTCCAAAAGATGCCCAAAGTGTTGTCGAACTAATAAAAACGGAGTTCAAAAATATCAGTGCTCAAAACTGGCAAAATGCTATAGAACATGTAAAGAAGATTGAAAAGGATTACATGAAAAATGTCCCAGCCTTgaagaaaattattattaatttggatGAGAGTGATGACGAGAACGATAATGACGATGAGTTGGAATAACTTTTAAATCCAACTGGAAGATCCCAAATGAATGTGAATTTTCGAAGTGGCTAGTATATCATTTAATTTATGATAGTAAAAAGACCAATGGGTAACTTTTTGTGGCATCACATGTGACATGTAAGTAAATAAGAACCATTTTTTTCATACCTGTAAGTCTAATTTTAACCTGTTTTACTTTAACTTATGATGGTGTCATGTCCCCCAAAAGCTTTTTCCATGTAACAACGACGACTTTCGTTGCacagttttttacttttttacaaaatatataccttttacaaaaaattttgtaCTTTTATTGTGAACAAATTTTACTTCTTTTATATAGTGATGTCCTAAAATAACGGATAAATTCATTTTCTACCTAAATTATAAGCGCATACGAAAAATCCTCAAATATACACAAGAATACACTTTCTCAATAAAATCATTTAACTACCTTCTTAACCCCCCCAATGGTTAGCTACCCCTTTAAAGAGTTTAAATGAAGGCGTGTGATACGGGGTTTAAGAtggttttcaattctctattcagaaatgtaatatttttatttcttacataaaaAAGTCCTCGACTAAAATAGTTGTCACGATTGACTAGTATATTAGTTATCTGGTTGACAAAAAAGTAACATCGAATCTTTTTAAACATTTAGGTAAATGTCTCAAAAAGTAGCTATTATCCTTATGGGGTTAAGGGGGTATTTGAACGATTTTATTGAGAACGTATATTTTTGTGTGTAAAAATTGACCTGGTTCAGGAGTTTTCATCTACTTTATAATTATGTAGAAATTATATTTATCCGTTACTTTAGGACCTGgctgtataatatattaatattaagtGTTCATTGACGAACTTGTTAAAAACCGAAGTACGGttaataaaaaaacttgtaaATCCACCAAAGCAAAATTTTTATTATCGtaactgaaaaaatattttattttgacaatcTTAATTTTGGAAAAAGGGTGAAGGTAAATTTTTCTAAATACTATATATAATACGAGGtagtttacttaaaaaataatcagtagtatATCGATCAATTGGAAAAAACATTTAAGTACACAAATTATATAATAACTCgaaattcaacactttttccgaTAATTTTATTAGAATGTTGGATACAACTCTGTAAATGTCTCTCGGGGGGTCTGTATTACAACAGTTATCAATAGATACTTATTACCGGATTACCATTAAGCCGGGTTTTAACATTTCTCATAGATCGTGTCCCTCACTTAGGATTTGGTTTTAAGTAAAACAGTAAAAGtaaaggaatcttttattttgacaaatgacattacatatttttatttttgttaatttgtacAAAATAACTTCTAAAATGTGCTAAAATTCTATTTGTTAcctgtaatatagataaaaagtaaaataagttcatggaaaagagtaaaacgttgaatttaattaattCAGAAATACTCTATTTtagttgttaaatacttttgcatattatgggtataaaaaatgaAGAATTTATGGACAATGGATTGTTAGGGAATATCCAGTTCCAGTTCTCAACTACCTAGTGAAATGACACCATTGCAGAATCTTCAGACAGCAGTTAAAGTGCTGTTTAATCAATCATAAATTATTGCTtcaattgttattgaaagaaggTTTGGTATTTTAAAGAGATTTTtcatattaatatgtgaaatgaGATGCAATGCAAGATACCTTTTGTTAAAATAGTATCAGCTTTACAAATATTGCAGTTGTTACAAATATTACagagaaaacattgaaatactgGCAACTGAGCCTGCGGTTATTTAATCCAACAAGCTATGGCAGTTCCtacattttatacatttttaaccAGGAGAAAATCTAGTGCAACTTTTTGGGCAGTGTGTGtttgtttgttttaaaatgttgccatttaaggcaaatacagtaaaacctccgttaaccaaaACATCGGTAAACTGAAATagctgacagtttcaataattttgtcaataaaaagtatattaaacaaaaagcaataaaattaaggaaaatgaacatgttgagtgttttttttaaagaaatttataTATTCTTTTGTGTTTCTCTTTGACAATGATAATGTTTTGCAGCTTTATCTctccaatactatgtaatttgataaatTAATAGTACAAAAAACAATGTCATTTTTAACTGAAACTCTTTATCCAAAACAGACTACCCACCCCctaattatttcggttaacggaggttttactgtaaatggttaatgttgataatatattctttttcttggactgcagtttgttaataaatttataaatacatacatgATATTGGTGTTTGATTTGAAATGATTTTAAGTATCATTTAAAGTATGTTATATCACATTCCGTTAAAAGAACTTCCACAACTAGCAAAAATGTATGAATAAACAAATTGTTTTAAaggacaaaaaaaaataatagtaaagGAATTGGCTTTATGGTTTATGGTGGTTTGTTATAGCACATTTAAATAACCAAATGCTGATAGCATACAAATAAAAGTGTAATACTTTTGGTTCAAAACTTCTAATAGATTCTAATACataaagtattaaaatttaaaaaataaagacttaaacctttgttttattgtattaacctgttatattgttaataccatttatgttatatatctgttgaattgaactcCTATTTTTGAAtccagaattttaacaaatcctaaactTTTCCACAATGTCTCGTCTCAAGCATGAtatttgtgcattcaaattaaTTTACATTGCATCTTAAATACCTTAGATTGTCATTAAATAACAAATTCCTACTATACAAAGCCATGTTGAAATCAATTAGGATGTATGGTATCCACCTCTGGGATTGTGCTAAATTAACAGACATCACAACCATACCACAATTTCAATCAAAAGTCCTTTGATTAATTACTGGTGCACCTTGGTATGTCAGTAATCTCACACTGATCTGAATATTCACTTCGTAATAGATGAAATACAGCGACCAACCATGAAAGTCGAACAAGAAACCAAGACAACGAACTGATCAAACATATCTGCCAATGGACCAATAATCAGAAGATTCAAGCAAACGTGGCTACAAGATTTAATACAACAGTGAAATTAACCTATAAGACGAAGCATCATTGGATCATCATCCTTCCTTGCTTAAAATTTCATTCAAACTTGCTTAAGAAATTGATTGTAAATAAGAGTTCACAaggagaaaaaaatatatacaaatgtTATTTTAATTCCAATATACCTACCTTTAGACATTACAAAAGACATAAACATACCATTGTAGATTTAGAATTTGAGGAAATCgaaaatattttaagttaaaaatgaactttgtacatatatactatttaatatttttttacctaGAATTTATAGTTGTCTTTTACATGTTTAATATGTAGAACTTTCCTTTCAGTTAAATACAACTTATTTTTACCTACTTATTTCTTTTTAGAGAGGATATTTTTGTGATATGTGCAATCAGATGAAATTGCCAATGCTGGCAGCATTTTATCAGTTGGGGTTTATTGAGTGTTAGAAATTAACTTTAATGCACTATTTTTACTGGGAATACGCTATAGTTTTACATTAACATAAGTTTACAATTCAAAACGTTAAACtaacttaattttaaagtaaaattttggaTAGTAAACTGTGTTAAGCACAAGAAAGTGACTTTATAAAAATTAAGTGTACAAAATgtattagcattgtttaaaaaagggtAGTTCTTAAACAATGGTATTAGTTAAAATGTAACTTGTTTCTCTTGTTTTCACCACTTTCTCCTAGAGAggatatatttttgtatagaataagtatttaacattttttgaaattattttttagaagtttcaGTTATGTTGTTcatgtcaatatttataaaaattattatattttaaataaaactggtttttgtatataacaaaacagcctgtcatctgtcatttcttcttctttttcggctGTCATCtgtaatttcttcttctttttcgactgtcatctgtcatttcttcttcttttttgggcagtcatctgtcatttttttcttcttttttggctgtCATGTGTCATTTGTGAGCAAATAATTTAGTAGAATTTTTGGTAGATTTTATCCTGAATCTAGTagaatttagtagattttatatATAAATCTAGTAGAAAACGAGGTTCGGTCGTTGGCAACCCTGAtccacccatatcagtcgtgtttgataatcCATCCGGGTAGTCTCGCTATGGATGAAAGCGTAaagtgctgtgtataaaagaagggcaatttgggacccagcagacccactaagggccgatttctcatatcgagttcaactccagtttaacctgaacttttagtgaacgtcagtttaaagtcaaaatcgtctttctcaattcacgttcaaccgatggcagtttaaacttgaacgatgcttgaacggtggaattcggccgttcaaagatttctgaacccagttcagatgatttcatggattacgcatgcgttgtattaacacgaaacgctgtcataatataaatatatcctattttattatattaagcctaacgataaacgataacattatttttgtttttataacatttatttataattattaaaattactatttgactataaatacttaaatttaactttattcaaaaacagcataaaaacggtagttcaaaatggcgacagttttttaccttttgccatctattggcatttctcgaaagcagTACAAcgtgcactgacatgaacgcgcaatgagaaatgcatttcaaACAAAACGGTAGTTCACCAGTGAACcgggttcaactgaaccatagattaccgcaggtatgagaaatcgacccttagtgacgaaacatggcttaaaatatctgttttatttattttttgcagttacattaaaaaaaatccaatattcaagtcaggtgaatttaaaaaacaatttttgcctttaagtcgatttttctccactttctgaaaagtttagtgagtgagttttacctctaatatgacgatatgctaaaaaaacaaaccaaatgtaacgtaacaagtgaaacaaacgattcctcagcagtcagttggatactgacttctgacttcatttcactctttcactgcgtccaggatgcagcgaccctccaccatccacctttaaaatccaccatctagcatcctgcagtgcggcatcggcttatgagtctagcatccttgttatcttacatttttaaaagaaaaaaatataaattatataatcaaatataaaaaatgtccgagatatccatgttctgcaagttaaataaatattttacattatttcttccataaaaaaatcttatttttattgaataatatgatttatatcatttatatatgtgttatttgacaattttttcccggtatttgttaattacagtaattaaaaaactaaaaaaactcttaacagcccgttaatcgacggatagtcgcagattaggtaacagtccatttttaccgccgtttgacaagcgaaactggttaatcgacctttcggatactcaaaacactcatgatcggctgttaactaacgattaatcttttgtcaggtgatcgactgttgttaaaactagtttggttgacgtttctgacgcatttaatctattgttaatcgtcgattacataatttttgagatgatcatcctttcggaaaccgggcGTTCTATTATTCTATTATGTTTGTTTTCCTATTCATAATATCTCGTACTCTTTCATTCGTTATATGTGAGTCTATGGAGATGTAGGCAAATCTTTGCCAGAAGTCAATTTCCAGTGCGAGCAACTTCTGTTCGGTTATTtagttgccaggtttcacatccata
Protein-coding regions in this window:
- the LOC126893139 gene encoding uncharacterized protein LOC126893139; protein product: MWRPWESDMHLPDENEPTDNLEDEDESAGSSTQQRKNLCVAEQNMVLDVFDGLSKKMNRYEAVKQTAILTKISCATVYSLIKTGSKSRKTRKDLGSSKKIQPHLLEPISETIYNMYAAKIMPNLNNIMAKLKEKHMVHDCSTKTLGRFLTKNGFKYKTVNKRQTIMESSRLIKWRNEYIEKILQYRSECREIYYLDETWFDSHETIDKAWTNGLSKCQIDVPHSKGKRICILHCGGQHGWVNDALLLSSKSIKDSSLDYHQDIEGTLFESWFENTLLPNLKANSVIVMDNASYHSRCIKKIPTKQSRKD